A part of Cannabis sativa cultivar Pink pepper isolate KNU-18-1 chromosome 6, ASM2916894v1, whole genome shotgun sequence genomic DNA contains:
- the LOC133039379 gene encoding uncharacterized protein LOC133039379 — protein MWKSCGGHRMEWSYRRLRRKRKPVFLNDYTAGKKKQRHGPVVVDTLKPADARLLKFFQKWITYARDNGRPRDVHTGEATRSWFVKLMVLNEWLEDAQIDAMAHLLRRRRTLYLEVYTRKGVVLDTSAPQFFSMFWNMCEGDRSKMKWDESVMSYVQGIPHRYLPCWEKQEYIYFVLHLPKERHWVAVEVDIENWEIIVYDSDIGATVEAAMESYLKPYSELFANLIRDSGYFQYNNYVHPVELGDLSQLLPLHYRRATSEVVPQTNSSGNCGMYAMEHIEHLMLDRSLEHVHDDNMLTFRHRWCVDLFYQNLTW, from the exons ATGTGGAAGAGTTGCGGGGGCCACCGGATGGAGTGGAGTTACCGTAGGCTTAGGCGAAAGCGCAAGCCGGTTTTCTTGAATGACTACACTGCTGGGAAGAAGAAACAACGACATGGGCCCGTGGTAGTAGACACCCTGAAACCGGCGGACGCCCGGCTGTTAAAATTTTTCCAGAAGTGGATCACTTATGCTAGGGACAATGGCCGTCCTAGGGATGTTCACACTGGCGAAGCCACTAGATCGTGGTTCGTGAAGTTGATGGTGCTGAACGAATGGCTCGAAGATGCT CAAATTGATGCCATGGCGCACTTATTGAGAAGAAGACGGACCCTGTACTTAGAAGTCTACACCCGAAAAGGTGTAGTTTTGGACACATCTGCTCCACAGTTCTTTTCCATGTTTTGGAATATGTGTGAGGGTGACAGGAGCAAGATGAAATGGGATGAGAGCGTCATGAGTTACGTGCAGGGGATACCGCACAGATACTTGCCATGTTGGGAGAAGCAGGAGTACATATACTTTGTGTTGCACCTTCCCAAAGAGCGCCACTGGGTGGCAGTTGAGGTGGATATCGAGAACTGGGAGATCATTGTATATGATTCTGATATCGGTGCCACCGTTGAGGCAGCCATGGAGTCATATTTGAAGCCTTACAGCGAGCTCTTTGCAAATCTAATTCGAGATAGCGGTTATTTCCAATACAATAATTATGTACATCCGGTGGAGTTGGGCGATCTCAgtcagctcctacccctccatTATAGACGAGCTACCTCGGAGGTTGTACCACAAACGAACAGCAG tggcaaTTGTGGAATGTATGCCATGGAGCACATTGAGCACTTGATGCTGGATCGGTCGTTGGAGCATGTGCATGATGATAACATGCTCACCTTTAGACATAGGTGGTGTGTGGACCTATTTTACCAGAACTTAACGTGGTAG